In a single window of the Rhodoferax saidenbachensis genome:
- a CDS encoding ABC transporter permease — MNGWQTLLYKETLRFWKVAFQTIAGPVLTAMLYLLIFGHALESHVKVYDQISYTAFLVPGLAMMSLLQNAFANSSSSLIMSKVMGNLVFLLLTPLSYMHWFVAYVGASVVRGLIVGLGVFAVSAFFTDISFVAPVWIVVFAVMGAALMGTLGLIAGLWAEKFDQLAAFQNFVVMPMTFLSGVFYSIHSLPAFWQGVSHFNPFFYMIDGFRYGFFGVSDVSPWLSFWVVGGSLLLVSGIAIQLLRTGYKIRS; from the coding sequence ATGAACGGCTGGCAAACCCTCCTGTACAAGGAAACCCTGCGTTTCTGGAAAGTCGCTTTCCAGACCATTGCGGGCCCGGTGCTGACCGCCATGCTCTACCTGCTGATCTTCGGCCACGCGCTGGAGTCGCACGTCAAGGTGTACGACCAGATCAGTTACACCGCCTTTCTGGTGCCGGGACTGGCCATGATGAGCCTGTTGCAAAACGCGTTTGCCAACAGTTCCTCTTCGCTGATCATGAGCAAGGTCATGGGCAATCTGGTGTTTCTGCTGCTCACCCCGCTGTCGTATATGCACTGGTTCGTCGCCTACGTGGGTGCGTCCGTGGTGCGTGGCCTGATCGTCGGACTGGGCGTTTTTGCGGTGTCGGCCTTCTTCACGGACATCAGCTTTGTGGCGCCCGTGTGGATCGTGGTTTTCGCTGTCATGGGGGCTGCTCTCATGGGGACGCTGGGGCTGATTGCCGGCCTGTGGGCTGAGAAGTTTGACCAGCTCGCTGCGTTCCAGAACTTTGTCGTGATGCCCATGACGTTCCTGAGCGGCGTGTTTTATTCCATCCATTCACTGCCGGCCTTCTGGCAGGGCGTGAGCCACTTCAACCCGTTCTTCTACATGATCGATGGTTTCCGCTACGGCTTCTTCGGCGTGAGCGATGTTTCACCCTGGCTGAGTTTCTGGGTCGTTGGCGGTTCGCTGTTGCTGGTGAGTGGCATCGCCATCCAGTTGCTGCGCACTGGCTACAAGATCCGTTCCTGA